A genomic window from Oceanobacillus timonensis includes:
- the lpdA gene encoding dihydrolipoyl dehydrogenase, with translation MQHFDVIVIGSGPGGYVAAIRAAQLGKKTAIVEKSSIGGVCLHTGCIPSKTLLKHSKMVENIRIAKEWGISTGTLQVDYEKLTERKEEVVQTLTDGVSYLLKKNAITIFHGEAAVDKERTVTIGNEKLKGSHILLATGSKPFVPPIKGLDKIEYETTDTFFDLKTQPKKLAVIGGGVIASEIASAMTQLGTDVSLIEIAQDVLLTEEKDVRAALKNQLETQGIQIFTKAAIKEVKQNKVILADQEIAFDTLLVAAGRKPNLQLAENLNLQMNPNHFVQVNSFYETSEANIYAVGDLIGGYQLAHAASAEGIAAVHAMAGENISLDQQAIPRCIYTHLEAASFGLTEQEAADAGYETAVTTSSFNGNSKAVVDGEAEGFIKIVTEKKYQEILGAFIVGPNATELIGELLGVKASEGTMHELADIVQPHPALSEVIGESAHALFERAVHM, from the coding sequence ATGCAACATTTTGATGTCATCGTTATCGGCTCAGGACCCGGCGGTTATGTTGCTGCTATCAGAGCAGCTCAGCTCGGGAAGAAAACAGCGATTGTCGAAAAATCGAGCATTGGAGGTGTTTGTCTTCATACCGGTTGTATCCCTTCCAAAACCTTACTGAAACACAGCAAAATGGTAGAGAATATAAGGATAGCAAAGGAATGGGGAATTTCCACCGGTACATTACAAGTGGATTATGAAAAACTGACCGAACGGAAAGAGGAAGTCGTTCAAACATTAACAGACGGTGTAAGTTATTTGTTGAAAAAGAATGCTATTACGATTTTCCATGGAGAAGCTGCAGTAGACAAGGAACGGACGGTAACAATCGGAAATGAAAAACTGAAAGGAAGCCATATTTTACTTGCTACAGGAAGCAAACCTTTTGTCCCGCCTATCAAAGGGCTGGACAAAATAGAATATGAGACAACGGATACTTTCTTTGATTTGAAAACACAGCCTAAAAAATTAGCAGTGATTGGCGGCGGAGTGATTGCTTCAGAGATTGCCTCTGCAATGACTCAGCTCGGAACAGATGTCAGTCTTATTGAAATTGCACAGGATGTATTACTGACGGAAGAAAAAGATGTACGTGCTGCTTTAAAAAACCAATTGGAAACACAGGGCATTCAGATTTTTACCAAAGCTGCTATCAAAGAAGTAAAACAGAATAAGGTTATTCTTGCAGACCAGGAAATAGCCTTTGATACGCTCTTAGTAGCTGCAGGAAGAAAGCCGAATCTGCAACTTGCGGAAAATCTAAATTTGCAAATGAATCCAAATCATTTTGTTCAAGTCAATTCATTCTATGAAACAAGTGAAGCAAATATTTATGCAGTTGGAGACTTGATTGGCGGGTATCAATTAGCCCATGCAGCCAGTGCAGAAGGTATTGCAGCCGTACACGCCATGGCCGGCGAAAATATCAGCTTGGATCAGCAAGCTATACCACGCTGTATTTATACCCACTTGGAAGCTGCTTCGTTTGGGCTGACAGAACAAGAAGCTGCTGATGCCGGCTATGAAACGGCAGTAACAACATCTTCTTTTAATGGAAACAGTAAAGCTGTCGTAGATGGAGAAGCAGAAGGTTTTATCAAAATTGTTACGGAAAAGAAATACCAGGAAATTTTAGGAGCTTTTATCGTTGGACCAAACGCTACAGAGTTAATCGGAGAATTATTAGGCGTGAAAGCATCTGAAGGAACCATGCATGAACTTGCCGATATTGTGCAGCCCCACCCTGCCCTATCCGAAGTTATCGGAGAAAGTGCGCATGCATTATTTGAGCGGGCTGTTCATATGTGA
- a CDS encoding DUF554 domain-containing protein: protein MALFGTIVNIVFIIIGSIIGLFFTKIPERFKETVMNGIGLAIVLIGLQMALQTEQIIIVLLSLLSGAIIGEGLKIEEGLNRFGTWIGNRFAVSGNNTSISQGFVTASLIFCVGALAIIGALDSGIRGDHGVLITKGIIDGFTALVLTTTLGIGVILSAVPVLLYQGTIALLATQINRWVPDAFLDGLIVELTAVGGLLILAIGLNLLNITKIRIGNLLPSIVTVVLVYYVFTLF, encoded by the coding sequence GTGGCGTTATTCGGAACAATTGTTAATATCGTATTTATTATTATTGGTAGTATTATCGGTTTATTTTTCACAAAAATCCCGGAACGGTTTAAAGAAACGGTCATGAATGGCATCGGACTGGCTATTGTTTTAATTGGTCTGCAGATGGCACTACAGACAGAACAGATTATTATTGTTTTATTAAGTTTATTATCTGGTGCGATTATTGGAGAGGGATTAAAAATAGAAGAAGGTTTGAATCGATTTGGTACATGGATTGGAAACCGTTTTGCAGTTAGTGGTAATAACACAAGTATTTCACAAGGTTTTGTCACGGCTTCTCTGATATTTTGTGTTGGAGCATTAGCAATTATCGGAGCTTTAGACAGCGGTATACGCGGTGATCATGGCGTTTTGATTACCAAGGGAATCATTGATGGTTTCACTGCACTTGTATTAACAACTACATTAGGAATTGGCGTTATCTTATCAGCAGTTCCTGTTTTGCTATATCAGGGAACAATTGCATTGCTGGCGACACAAATTAATCGGTGGGTACCGGATGCATTTTTAGATGGATTAATTGTCGAATTAACGGCAGTTGGCGGGTTGCTTATTCTGGCAATTGGATTGAATTTATTAAATATCACTAAGATTCGTATCGGAAATTTATTACCAAGTATTGTGACAGTTGTACTGGTTTATTATGTATTCACCTTATTTTAA
- the yyaC gene encoding spore protease YyaC: MNLKNYLRIQPSQFRANYQEPDIAKTLSNQVFPWLPLKENNYIAVFIGTDRSTGDALGPLAGTYFEAMRPKNIHICGTVHNPVHAVNLQESLYTIYKSYDKPYLIAIDACLGKSSSVGSIIAENRPLKPGLALNKQLPQVGNINMTGVVNVSGFMEHTVLQNTRLSLVMDMAQEIANVLKQIDQQLSCSLQENITRKMI; the protein is encoded by the coding sequence ATGAATCTAAAAAATTACCTGCGTATCCAACCCAGCCAATTCAGAGCAAATTATCAGGAACCAGACATCGCTAAAACATTATCTAATCAAGTATTCCCCTGGCTTCCTTTAAAGGAAAATAATTATATTGCTGTTTTTATCGGAACCGACCGATCCACTGGAGATGCACTGGGTCCGCTTGCAGGAACTTATTTTGAAGCGATGCGCCCGAAGAACATCCATATCTGCGGAACCGTACACAATCCAGTCCATGCCGTCAATTTACAGGAGTCGCTCTACACGATTTATAAAAGTTATGATAAACCTTATTTAATTGCTATTGATGCCTGTCTTGGCAAGAGCAGTTCTGTCGGAAGTATTATTGCTGAAAACAGGCCTTTAAAACCCGGCTTGGCATTGAATAAACAACTCCCGCAAGTTGGTAATATCAATATGACAGGGGTTGTCAATGTCAGCGGTTTTATGGAGCATACCGTTTTACAGAATACCCGTCTATCCCTTGTGATGGATATGGCTCAGGAAATAGCAAATGTACTCAAACAAATCGATCAGCAGCTAAGCTGCTCCCTGCAGGAAAATATAACAAGGAAAATGATATGA
- a CDS encoding YkvI family membrane protein, producing the protein MWKRSLQWITLILGATIGAGYVSGRELWQFFGHESGLAIVLFAILFSVCCYVIMSISYKMKSENYVPVLEVIAGKKLTKVFDGFILLYLFTTTMIMIAGSGAAGQVFHLPYSVGIGITGIFLVLLFLKGINGLLTINQFILPVLIGGLLYVLATYVSNENLQLFAYWHEQRNWFSAFPFTALNILPLIAILGAIGNKIKGRGEMVISCIGTGLSLGVVSYIYNSSLIQIADEIVLYEIPLFAILKEFPLGMILFMSILLWLAIFTTAAAGMLGIATRVQPFLKEEKPIYLIVLVMVLLMLPLTGFGFSNLISFLYPLYGILNLYILARLVTYPLWKRAQE; encoded by the coding sequence ATGTGGAAAAGAAGCCTGCAATGGATAACATTAATCCTGGGTGCAACGATTGGAGCCGGGTATGTTTCAGGAAGAGAACTGTGGCAGTTTTTTGGCCATGAAAGTGGACTGGCTATTGTCCTATTTGCCATTCTTTTTTCGGTTTGCTGTTATGTGATTATGTCGATTAGCTATAAAATGAAAAGTGAAAATTATGTACCTGTTTTGGAAGTGATTGCAGGGAAAAAACTGACAAAAGTATTTGACGGGTTTATTCTATTGTATCTTTTTACAACAACGATGATTATGATTGCTGGAAGTGGAGCCGCTGGCCAAGTATTTCATTTGCCATACAGTGTCGGCATAGGAATTACTGGAATCTTCCTGGTACTGTTATTTTTAAAAGGAATAAATGGTTTATTAACAATCAATCAGTTTATTCTGCCAGTTTTGATTGGCGGTTTATTATATGTATTAGCGACATACGTTTCCAATGAAAATTTACAATTATTTGCATATTGGCATGAGCAGCGGAACTGGTTTTCTGCCTTTCCTTTTACAGCATTGAATATTCTCCCTTTGATCGCTATTTTAGGGGCCATCGGAAATAAAATAAAAGGGAGAGGAGAAATGGTTATATCTTGTATAGGGACAGGGCTTTCTTTAGGTGTTGTATCGTATATTTATAACAGCAGCCTCATTCAAATTGCAGATGAAATCGTGTTATATGAAATTCCTCTATTTGCTATTTTGAAAGAATTTCCGCTAGGTATGATTCTGTTTATGTCTATTTTGCTCTGGCTGGCTATCTTTACAACTGCTGCTGCTGGCATGTTAGGCATTGCTACAAGAGTACAACCCTTTTTAAAAGAAGAAAAGCCGATATATCTGATTGTACTTGTTATGGTTCTTCTGATGTTGCCACTAACAGGATTCGGTTTTTCTAATTTGATTAGTTTCCTTTACCCGTTATATGGCATACTTAATTTATATATTTTAGCACGATTAGTAACCTATCCTTTATGGAAAAGAGCCCAAGAATAA
- a CDS encoding mechanosensitive ion channel family protein, which translates to MKLSFIGNQLGKLWDYLSNPELWLAILGGAVRILLIILIAWIVVRIVRKLVDRLFVQRQRGPIQIPKRRENTLKQLIKSVVGYVVYFMAIVMILEVFNFQIGPIIAGAGVAGLAIGFGAQNLVKDIITGFFIIFEDQFSVGDYVLAAGVEGTVEEIGLRTSKIVSWTGELNIVPNGNIDQVINYSSRNGLSVVDVNVPYESDVAEVERIINEVGETLPDKYEFILGVPEIIGVQNLDVSSFVVRVIAETQPELQWAGERNIRKEIQDKLYKSGIKIPAPRIVTYTEDQVDKLSEERQRQRG; encoded by the coding sequence ATGAAATTGAGTTTTATAGGTAATCAATTAGGAAAGCTGTGGGATTATTTAAGTAATCCAGAGCTTTGGTTGGCAATCCTTGGCGGAGCAGTCCGGATTCTTTTGATTATCCTTATTGCTTGGATAGTTGTCCGTATTGTTCGGAAATTAGTAGATAGATTATTTGTCCAGAGACAGCGTGGGCCTATACAGATTCCAAAACGCAGGGAAAATACACTGAAACAATTGATTAAAAGTGTTGTTGGATATGTTGTCTATTTTATGGCTATTGTTATGATATTAGAGGTCTTTAACTTTCAAATCGGTCCAATAATAGCCGGTGCCGGTGTGGCTGGTTTAGCGATTGGTTTTGGGGCACAGAACCTTGTGAAGGATATCATTACCGGTTTCTTTATTATCTTTGAGGATCAGTTTTCGGTAGGAGATTATGTGTTAGCTGCAGGAGTAGAAGGAACAGTAGAGGAAATCGGTTTGCGTACATCTAAAATTGTTTCCTGGACTGGAGAGTTGAACATTGTCCCGAATGGGAATATCGACCAGGTTATTAACTACTCATCCCGAAATGGGCTCTCTGTGGTCGATGTCAATGTGCCATATGAAAGTGATGTAGCAGAAGTCGAACGAATTATTAATGAAGTCGGAGAAACGCTTCCTGATAAATATGAATTTATCTTAGGTGTACCAGAGATTATTGGTGTACAAAATCTGGATGTGTCCAGCTTTGTTGTTCGTGTGATTGCGGAAACACAGCCAGAGCTTCAATGGGCAGGCGAACGGAATATTCGTAAAGAAATCCAGGACAAACTGTATAAATCCGGCATTAAAATTCCTGCACCACGTATTGTTACCTACACAGAGGACCAGGTAGATAAATTATCTGAAGAACGTCAGCGTCAGCGCGGTTAA
- a CDS encoding DUF951 domain-containing protein — MDKEFGLNDIVQMKKPHPCGENRWQIIRMGMDIRIKCLGCGHSVLIPRRDFTKKMKKVLEKQEE, encoded by the coding sequence ATGGATAAAGAGTTTGGTTTGAATGACATTGTTCAAATGAAAAAGCCGCATCCATGTGGGGAAAATCGTTGGCAAATTATCCGTATGGGAATGGACATCCGGATTAAATGTCTCGGCTGCGGGCATAGTGTGCTTATCCCGAGAAGAGATTTTACGAAGAAAATGAAAAAAGTTTTAGAAAAACAGGAAGAATAG